CGATTAAGGCATCCAGCATGATATCGCCGGTAAGCGAAGAGAAGATCACTTTAACGCCCGACGCTTCGGTGATGGGGCGCGCCGCTTCAACCACCAGCTGCAGCGCCAGCAGGATCAGCCCAAGGCCGATACTCGCCCTGCCCAGCTGACCCGCGCGCGTCTGCTTACGGCCGAGAAAGAAGACCACGCCGAAAAAGATAAACAGCGGCGACAGCCAGGAGAGATCGAACGTCAGCACACGCGCCATAATGGCGGTGCCGACATCGGCACCGAGGATGATCACCAGCGCGGGCGTCAGCCCGACCAGATTTTGCGCCACGAATGAGGTGACCAGCAGCGTGGTGGCGTTGCTGCTCTGCACCAGCGCCGTCACGCCGATGCCGGCGATAAACGCCATCGGTTTTTTTTCTACGCTGCGGCTGAGGACGCGCCGCAGATCCGCGCCGTAGACGCGCATAATGCCGGTGCGCACGATATGGGTGCCCCACACCAGCAGCGCGACGGCGGAAAGTAAATTAAGCAGGGTTAACACAACAATCGACTCCTACATGCCGGGCCTTAACCGCATTTGCCGCCAGCCCGGCGAAAGAGCGACAAATGAAGGATGCGCGGCCCCTTACGCGCGCCGTAAAGGCGCACTTTTCGCTTATTTTTCAGGCAAGTTAATGCGGGGCAGTCGTGTTAAATGTAGACCAATCGCGGCGCGGAGGCGAAAAGTTAAGCGCTGATGCCGCCCCGAAAAGCGGGCCAGACGGGAAAAAGGATAAGGGCCGCCTGAGGCGCTGGACGATATTGCCACCGAACGAACAGGCAAAAGCATCCACCGCCTGAGGCACCGGATACGTTGCCGCCGGGGCGGCGGCTCTTAATCGGCGTCATAACCCAGATGAGGCGCCAGCCAGCGCTCCACCTCGCTGACGGTCATCCCCTTACGCCGCGCGTAATCCTCAATTTGATCGCGCTGTAGCTGGGCGACGGCGAAATAACGGCTGTCGGGATGGCTGAAGTACCAGCCGGACACCGAGGCGCCGGGCCACATGGCGAAGGATTCCGTTAGCTTCATGCCGGTATGGCGCTCTACATCCAGCAGCTGCCAGATAGCGGCCTTTTCCGTATGTTCCGGGCAGGCAGGATAGCCGGGCGCCGGACGGATGCCCTGGTAGTTTTCGCGGATCAGCTCCTCATTGCTGAGGTTTTCATTGGCAGCGTAGCCCCAGATCACTTTGCGCACCCGTTCATGCAGGTATTCCGCAAAAGCTTCCGCGAGGCGATCGGCGAGCGCTTTAACCATGATTTTATTGTAATCATCGTGGCGGCGATCCCAGGCGTCCGCCAACGCATCTTCCTCCAGCCCGCCGGTGACGGCGAACGCGCCAAGATAGTCCGCTTTGCCGCTGGACTTCGGCGCCACAAAATCGGCCAGACAGTAGTTGGCGAAGCCTACCTTCTCCGTTTGCTGACGCAGATGGTGGCTGACGGCGATAACCTGCGAGCGTGACTCATCCTGATAGATTTCCACATCGTCGCCGACGCGGTTAGCAGGGAAAATCCCTACCACGCCGCGCGGCGTCAGGCTACCGTCGGCGCTCAGCCGATCCAGCATGGCGTTGGCATCGGCGAACAGGCGCTGCGCCTCTTCGCCCACCACCTCATCCTGCAAAATACGCGGATATTTGCCTGCCAGTGACCAGGTCATAAAGAAAGGCGTCCAGTCGATATAGTGGCGCAGCGTCTCGATGGATGCTTTCACCTCGCTAACCCCCAGCCGGTGCGCAACCGGCGGCGTGTAGCTTTCCCAGTCGAACGCCAGATCGTTCTCGCGCGCCGCCTGCAACGTAACCGGCGGCGTACGCGGCTTTTTACGGCCATGCTGAATGCGCACGGTTTCATACTCTTTGCGCGTGCGCGCGACAAAATCGTCGTGCTGCGTCGGCGACAGCAGCGCGGAAACCACACCGACAGTGCGCGAGGCGTTCTGTACATATACCGTCGGCCCGCTGTAGTTCTGCTCAATTTTGACGGCGGTGTGCGCCTTGGAGGTGGTAGCGCCACCGATCAGCAGCGGCAGAGTGAACCCCTGACGCTCCATCTCTTTCGCCACGTTGACCATCTCATCCAGCGACGGGGTGATCAGGCCGGAGAGGCCGATAATATCGGCCTTTTCATCCCGGGCGGTTTTCAGGATTTTTTCCGTCGGCACCATGACGCCCAAATCGATGATTTCATAGTTGTTGCATTGCAGCACCACGCCGACAATGTTTTTGCCGATGTCATGCACATCGCCTTTTACCGTCGCCAGCACGATTTTGCCATTGCTGCTGCCGGCGGCTTTACTGGCCTGAATATAGGGCTCCAGCCAGGCGACCGCCTGCTTCATGACGCGCGCCGATTTCACCACCTGCGGCAGGAACATTTTTCCCTCGCCGAAAAGATCGCCCACCACGTTCATCCCGGCCATCAGCGGCCCTTCGATCACCTCGATGGGGCGATCGGCTTCCAGCCGCGCGGCTTCGGTATCTTCTTCGATAAATTCGGTAATGCCTTTAACCAGCGAATACTCCAGCCGCTTCGCCACTTCCCAGCTGCGCCACTCCGCCTGCGGTTTGGTGCTGTCATCGGCGCCTTTGCTGCCGCGATATTTTTCCGCCAGCTCCAGCAGGCGCTCGGTGCCGTCGGCGCGCCGGTTTAAGATCACATCCTCAACGGCGTCGCGCAGCCCGGCGGGCAGATCGTCATAAATCGCCAACTGCCCGGCGTTAACGATGCCCATATCCATGCCGTTGCGGATCGCGTAATAGAGGAAGACGGCGTGGATGGCTTCGCGTACCGGATCGTTGCCGCGGAAGGAGAAAGAGACGTTAGAGACGCCGCCGGAGATCAGCGCATGGGGCAGCTCGCGTTTGATATCTTCGCAGGCGCCGATAAAGTCCATCGCGTAGTTGTTATGCTCATCGATCCCGGTCGCTACGGCAAAGATATTCGGGTCGAAAATAATATCTTCCGGCGGGAAGCCCACTTGTTGGGTAAGAATGCGATAGGCGCGACGACAGATGTCGATTTTACGCGCCCGCGTGTCAGCCTGGCCGACCTCGTCAAAGGCCATCACCACCACCGCTGCGCCGTAACGCCGCACCAGCCTGGCGTGATGGATAAAGGCCTCTACGCCCTCTTTCATCGATATCGAGTTAACGATGCCTTTGCCCTGAATGCACTGCAGCCCTTTTTCAATCACCTCCCATTTCGAGGAGTCGATCATGATTGGCACACGCGCAATATCCGGCTCGCCGGCGATCAGGTTAAGGAAGCGCACCATGGCCGCTTCCGCATCCAGCATCCCTTCATCCATATTGATATCGATGATTTGCGCGCCGCTTTCTACCTGCTGACGCGCCACATCCAGCGCTTCGTTATATTTCTCTTCTTTGATCAGCCGTTTGAACTTTGCTGAACCGGTGACGTTAGTACGCTCGCCCACGTTGACGAACAGTGAATCGGCGCCGATATTCAGCGGCTCCAGCCCGGCCAGGCGGCAGGCGACCGGAGCCTGCGGCAGCGCGCGCGGCGCGACCCCTTCCACCGCCTGAGCGATGGCGGCGATATGCGCCGGGGTGGTGCCGCAGCAGCCGCCGACAATATTCAGGAAGCCGGCACGCGCCCATTCGCCGATCTGCTCCGCCATCACCGCAGCGTCGAGATCGTATTCGCCAAAGGCGTTAGGCAGACCCGCATTGGGATGCGCGGTGACACAGCATTCCGCCAGGCGCGACATCTCCGCCACGTACTGGCGCAGTTCATCCGGCCCCAGCGCGCAGTTCAGGCCGAAAGAGAGCGGCTCAGCATGACGCAGCGAGTTATAGAACGCTTCGGTTGTCTGGCCGGAGAGGGTGCGGCCGGAGGCGTCAGTAATGGTGCCGGAGATCATCAGCGGCAGCGTCACGCCCAGCGCCTCAAACTCGCTTTGGATAGCGAAGATGGCGGCTTTGGCGTTCAGTGTATCGAAAATGGTTTCGATCATGATGATATCCGACCCGCCCTCAATCAGCGCGCGAGTCGATTCCCGATAGGCGGCGACCAGCTGATTAAAGGTGATATTACGAAAGGCGGGATCGTTGACATCAGGTGAGATGGAGCAGGTGCGGTTGGTCGGCCCTAATACGCCGGCAACATAGCGTGGGCGGTGCGGCGTTTTCGCGCTCCATTCATCGGCGCAGACGCGGGCGAGCTTTGCCGCCTCGTAGTTAATCTCCGCCGACAGCGACTCCATATGGTAATCCGCCATGGCGACGGTGGTGGCGTTAAAGGTATTGGTTTCCAGAATATCGGCGCCCGCCTCAAGATAGGCGTTATGGATAGCGCGAATAATATCGGGCTGCGTCAGTACCAGTAGATCATTATTGCCTTTAAGGTCGCTCGGCCAGTCGGCGAAGCGCGCCCCCCGATAATCGTTCTCTTCCAGACGATAACTCTGGATCATGGTACCCATACCGCCATCCAGCACCATGATGCGCTGCGCCAGCTGCTGATGCAGCGCGTCAATTCTGCTACTCACTCTTACCTCACCTGGTTCAATAGTTCCGCCGCTGCCTGCGGCACAGTCTGGCATAGTTTTTATACTGCTCAAAGTTTCTGCCGATGCTCTGCGCAAGCGCCTGCCGAAGCGTGCCGGATGCGAAGCCGACAAGGATCGCGCGGCAGGAAACGCGGCCAGCGTGCGGCATTGCGTAAGGAAAAGAGGCTTACTCCAGCGTCGGATTCATATGGCGCAGGTCATAAGGAGTGATCTGGTAAACGTAATAGTTCAGCCAGTTGGAGAACAGCAAATTGCCGTGGCTGCGCCAGCTGGCGCGCGGCGGCAGGGCCGGGTTGTCCTGCGGAAAGTAGTTACAGGGGATCACCGGATTCAATCCCGCCTCGCTGTCGCGCTGATATTCACCCGCCAGCGTGAGCGCGTCATATTCCGGATGGCCGGTAACGAAGGCCAGGCGTTTGTCTTTACTGCCCAGCAGGTAAGGCCCGGCCAGCTCAGACTCAGCGAAGATCTCCAGATCGGTGTAATCCCGGATCAGCTGGGCCGGAAAATCGGCATAGCGCGAATGGGGGGCGAGAAAGGTGTCATCGAAGCCGCGCGTTAACAGCGCATGCGGGTGCAGCGTCTGATGTTCATAGACGCCCGACAGCTTAGTGGCGCGGGTCTGTTTCGGCAGGCCGTAGAGAATATTCAATGCCGCCTGCACCGCCCAGCAGACAAACAGGGTTGAGGTGACATGCTCCTTCGCCCAGTGCAGCACTCGCTGGATCTGTGGCCAGTAGGCGACATCATTGAAATCGACCAGACCCAACGGCGCCCCGGTGACGATCAGGCCGTCAAAGTTATCGTGCGCGATATCTTCAAAGTTACAGTAGAAGTTGTTGAGATGCTCCATCGGCGTGTTGCGCGACTCGCGGCTGTCGATACGCAGCAGCTGGATATCTATCTGTAGCGGCGAGTTCGAGAGCAGGCGCAGAAATTGATTTTCCGTTTCGATCTTTTTCGGCATCAGATTTAATACCAGCACCTTAAGCGGGCGGATTTCCTGCACGCGGGCGCGAGAATGGGTCATGACAAACACATTCTCATTACGCAGACAGTTTACGGCTGGCAATTCATCGGGTACCCGGATCGGCATAACCTGTTTTCCTCACTACATACGTTTATACGTTTAGACATCCAGATGCCCGAAGATAGCCTGTAGCGGGTAAAATGTCGAGACTTCAGCCAGAAATTGAAAATGTTTCATACAAGACGGCATAAAGAGTATAAATGCGCCGAAAAAGCGCTAAAAAAGTTATAGGAAGTGCGAACTGAGAGTGCGTAAAAGGGGGAATGGCGGCCAGGCGTGAGCGCCATAAGTGAAAAGATGCGGGCATTGCTGCGGTTATAGCGCCCCTCCGTATAAAAGCGCATCGGCCGGGAATAACAAGAATTGGATATGACGATGACCAGAAATGCGATTGCGCGAGCCTGGATCTTTACAGCGAAAATAAGTTACGACTGGGAACAGGCCATCGCATGAGAGGGATCTTTACAACGCAGGTTAGGCCTGGAAAAAGACGATCCTGAGTCTGGAGAGGCTATTTCAGCCCGTTAAAGGATGAAAACAGGAGCAGGTTACAGAAATTAGATGAGTGAGCGATCTCGTGCCGTAATAGATAACAGGATATCTCTTTAGCGGGGCGGATAATCGGGCCGTTTTCCGGCAAAATAGGAGGTTTTTTACAAAATACGCATACGAAAAAGCCCCAGCTTTCGCTGAGGCTCCGTCGTTGATTTGATGCCTGGCAGTTCCCTACTCTCGCATGGGGAGGCCCCACACTACCATCGGCGCTGCGGCGTTTCACTTCTGAGTTCGGCATGGGGTCAGGTGGGACCACCGCGCTCTCGCCGCCAGGCAAATTCTGTTTCGCATGCCGCCACGGGGGCCACACGCGCTAATCCGGTGAACAAGCTGAAAACTGCGTCTCTCTTTTTTCTTAAAACGCCTGTGGCGTTGTAAGGTTAAGCCTCACGGGTCATTAGTACCGGTTAGCTCAACGCATCGCTGCGCTTACACACCCGGCCTATCAACGTCGTCGTCTTCAACGTCCCTTCAGGGGGCTCAGGGCCCCAGGGAAGACTCATCTCGAGGCAAGTTTCGTGCTTAGATGCTTTCAGCACTTATCTCTTCCGCACTTAGCTACCGGGCAGTGCCATTGGCATGACAACCCGAACACCAGCGGTGCGTTCACTCCGGTCCTCTCGTACTAGGAGCAACCCCTCTCAGTCTTCCAGCGCCCACGGCAGATAGGGACCGAACTGTCTCACGACGTTCTAAACCCAGCTCGCGTACCACTTTAAATGGCGAACAGCCATACCCTTGGGACCTACTTCAGCCCCAGGATGTGATGAGCCGACATCGAGGTGCCAAACACCGCCGTCGATATGAACTCTTGGGCGGTATCAGCCTGTTATCCCCGGAGTACCTTTTATCCGTTGAGCGATGGCCCTTCCATTCAGAACCACCGGATCACTATGACCTGCTTTCGCACCTGCTCGAACCGTCACTCTCGCAGTCAAGCCAGCTTATGCCATTGCACTAACCTCACGATGTCCGACCGTGATTAGCTGACCTTCGTACTCCTCCGTTACACTTTGGGAGGAGACCGCCCCAGTCAAACTACCCACCAGACACTGTCCCCACGCCGGATCACGGCGCCAGGTTAGAACATCAAACATTAAAGGGTGGTATTTCAAGGATGGCTCCACGCAGACTGGCGTCCACGCTTCAAAGCCTCCCACCTATCCTGCACATCAAGGCTCAATGTTCAGTGTCAAGCTGTAGTAAAGGTTCACGGGGTCTTTCCGTCTTGCCGCGGGTACACTGCATCTTCACAGCGAGTTCAATTTCACTGAGTCTCGGGTGGAGACAGCCTGGCCATCATTACGCCATTCGTGCAGGTCGGAACTTACCCGACAAGGAATTTCGCTACCTTAGGACCGTTATAGTTACGGCCGCCGTTTACCGGGGCTTCGATCAAGAGCTTCTCCTTACGGATAACCCCATCAATTAACCTTCCGGCACCGGGCAGGCGTCACACCGTATACGTCCACTTTCGTGTTTGCACAGTGCTGTGTTTTTAATAAACAGTTGCAGCCAGCTGGTATCTTCGACTGGCTTCGGCTCGGGGAGCAAGTCCCTCCACCTACGCGCCAGCGTGCCTTCTCCCGAAGTTACGGCACCATTTTGCCTAGTTCCTTCACCCGAGTTCTCTCAAGCGCCTTGGTATTCTCTACCTGACCACCTGTGTCGGTTTGGGGTACGATTCGTTGTTACCTGATGCTTAGAGGCTTTTCCTGGAAGCAGGGCATTTGTTGCTTCAGCACCGTAGTGCCTCGTCGTCACGCCTCAGCCTTAACCTTCCGGATTTGCCTGGAAAGTCAGCCTACACGCTTAAACCGGGACAACCGTCGCCCGGCCAACATAGCCTTCTCCGTCCCCCCTTCGCAGTAACACCGAGTACGGGAATATTAACCCGTTTCCCATCGACTACGCCTTTCGGCCTCGCCTTAGGGGTCGACTCACCCTGCCCCGATTAACGTTGGACAGGAACCCTTGGTCTTCCGGCGAGCGGGCTTTTCACCCGCTTTATCGTTACTTATGTCAGCATTCGCACTTCTGATACCTCCAGCATGCCTCACAGCACACCTTCGCAGGCTTACAGAACGCTCCCCTACCCAACAACACATACGTGTCGCTGCCGCAGCTTCGGTGCATGGTTTAGCCCCGTTACATCTTCCGCGCAGGCCGACTCGACCAGTGAGCTATTAC
This DNA window, taken from Mixta gaviniae, encodes the following:
- the metH gene encoding methionine synthase, coding for MSSRIDALHQQLAQRIMVLDGGMGTMIQSYRLEENDYRGARFADWPSDLKGNNDLLVLTQPDIIRAIHNAYLEAGADILETNTFNATTVAMADYHMESLSAEINYEAAKLARVCADEWSAKTPHRPRYVAGVLGPTNRTCSISPDVNDPAFRNITFNQLVAAYRESTRALIEGGSDIIMIETIFDTLNAKAAIFAIQSEFEALGVTLPLMISGTITDASGRTLSGQTTEAFYNSLRHAEPLSFGLNCALGPDELRQYVAEMSRLAECCVTAHPNAGLPNAFGEYDLDAAVMAEQIGEWARAGFLNIVGGCCGTTPAHIAAIAQAVEGVAPRALPQAPVACRLAGLEPLNIGADSLFVNVGERTNVTGSAKFKRLIKEEKYNEALDVARQQVESGAQIIDINMDEGMLDAEAAMVRFLNLIAGEPDIARVPIMIDSSKWEVIEKGLQCIQGKGIVNSISMKEGVEAFIHHARLVRRYGAAVVVMAFDEVGQADTRARKIDICRRAYRILTQQVGFPPEDIIFDPNIFAVATGIDEHNNYAMDFIGACEDIKRELPHALISGGVSNVSFSFRGNDPVREAIHAVFLYYAIRNGMDMGIVNAGQLAIYDDLPAGLRDAVEDVILNRRADGTERLLELAEKYRGSKGADDSTKPQAEWRSWEVAKRLEYSLVKGITEFIEEDTEAARLEADRPIEVIEGPLMAGMNVVGDLFGEGKMFLPQVVKSARVMKQAVAWLEPYIQASKAAGSSNGKIVLATVKGDVHDIGKNIVGVVLQCNNYEIIDLGVMVPTEKILKTARDEKADIIGLSGLITPSLDEMVNVAKEMERQGFTLPLLIGGATTSKAHTAVKIEQNYSGPTVYVQNASRTVGVVSALLSPTQHDDFVARTRKEYETVRIQHGRKKPRTPPVTLQAARENDLAFDWESYTPPVAHRLGVSEVKASIETLRHYIDWTPFFMTWSLAGKYPRILQDEVVGEEAQRLFADANAMLDRLSADGSLTPRGVVGIFPANRVGDDVEIYQDESRSQVIAVSHHLRQQTEKVGFANYCLADFVAPKSSGKADYLGAFAVTGGLEEDALADAWDRRHDDYNKIMVKALADRLAEAFAEYLHERVRKVIWGYAANENLSNEELIRENYQGIRPAPGYPACPEHTEKAAIWQLLDVERHTGMKLTESFAMWPGASVSGWYFSHPDSRYFAVAQLQRDQIEDYARRKGMTVSEVERWLAPHLGYDAD
- the metA gene encoding homoserine O-acetyltransferase MetA codes for the protein MPIRVPDELPAVNCLRNENVFVMTHSRARVQEIRPLKVLVLNLMPKKIETENQFLRLLSNSPLQIDIQLLRIDSRESRNTPMEHLNNFYCNFEDIAHDNFDGLIVTGAPLGLVDFNDVAYWPQIQRVLHWAKEHVTSTLFVCWAVQAALNILYGLPKQTRATKLSGVYEHQTLHPHALLTRGFDDTFLAPHSRYADFPAQLIRDYTDLEIFAESELAGPYLLGSKDKRLAFVTGHPEYDALTLAGEYQRDSEAGLNPVIPCNYFPQDNPALPPRASWRSHGNLLFSNWLNYYVYQITPYDLRHMNPTLE